The Anas platyrhynchos isolate ZD024472 breed Pekin duck chromosome 34, IASCAAS_PekinDuck_T2T, whole genome shotgun sequence genome contains a region encoding:
- the LOC113839972 gene encoding keratin, type II cytoskeletal 4-like codes for MSRQAPTVRSVLGRRGFSSASEICGRSFAASACQPARCGAGAYSSRSVCNLGGSRRISYVNGVCGTGCFGDFGFGGVGYGGVGGRVGLCGPRGYSIIRGYPDRKADGIQGICIDERLLKPLCVGVDPLEHEIRCQEKEQIKTLNTQFACFIDKVRFLEQQNKVLETKWGLLQQYVLPKKGKNLELYFENYICDLRKRLDCLLCEKQKLGSEECATSQLVEEFKCKYEEEINRRTTVENEFVALKKDADCIFLNKEELEVKVDLLRRQLELLKCVFEEERAQVDRQLCDTSVIVKMDNNRDLDMESIIKNVECWYQEIAQKSKEEVDAFYQTRFQELQDKRGKYCDDLQSNKCEISELTRMIQKLQCELENVKKQVSCLQTSICDVEQRGDCALKDAREKHVELQNALQKAKDELACMLRDYQELLNVKLALDIEIATYKTLLEGEESRICVGNPVSVSVVSSGYNIPEDCGMLAANAAACGYGSLGRRSGRHSSQNGGFSSRSAGIHPKRVMSSVAKQCVPEVYCQAGGVSCKNGGFSSRSGGYPARTVISTGNPGLNARMGACQAGGVVSFGNQGCVIRQLGGSPVVVANGPEVVGCNNGVVGNFGVVRDPCVVP; via the exons ATGAGCAGACAGGCGCCCACGGTGAGGTCCGTGCTGGGACGGAGAGGTTTCAGCTCAGCCTCGGAGATCTGCGGCCGAAGCTTCGCCGCCTCCGCCTGCCAACCTGCCCGCTGCGGGGCTGGCGCCTACAGCAGCAGGAGCGTCTGCAACCTGGGTGGAAGCAGGAGAATTTCCTACGTGAATGGGGTCTGTGGTACTGGATGTTTCGGAGACTTCGGCTTCGGAGGTGTAGGCTACGGTGGTGTCGGAGGAAGGGTCGGCCTTTGTGGCCCCAGGGGATACAGCATCATCAGAGGCTACCCTGATCGCAAGGCTGACGGCATCCAAGGAATCTGCATCGACGAGCGGCTCCTGAAGCCCCTCTGCGTTGGGGTCGACCCACTGGAGCACGAAATACGCTGCCAGGAGAAGGAGCAGATAAAGACCCTCAACACCCAGTTTGCCTGCTTCATCGACAAG GTCCGCTTCCTGGAGCAGCAGAACAAGGTGCTGGAGACCAAATGGGGCCTCCTGCAGCAGTACGTGCTACCGAAGAAAGGGAAGAACCTCGAGCTGTACTTTGAGAACTACATCTGCGACCTGCGGAAGCGCCTGGACTGCTTGCTGTGCGAAAAGCAAAAGCTGGGCAGCGAAGAGTGTGCCACGAGCCAGCTGGTGGAGGAGTTCAAGTGCAA ATATGAAGAGGAAATCAACAGGCGTACAACTGTAGAGAACGAGTTTGTAGCACTGAAAAAG GACGCAGACTGTATCTTCTTGAACAAGGAAGAGCTGGAGGTGAAGGTGGATCTGCTAAGaaggcagctggagctgctgaaaTGTGTGTTTGAGGAG GAACGAGCTCAGGTAGATCGTCAGTTATGTGACACCTCGGTCATCGTGAAAATGGACAACAACCGAGACCTGGACATGGAAAGCATCATTAAGAACGTGGAGTGCTGGTACCAAGAAATAGCCCAGAAGAGCAAAGAAGAAGTGGATGCTTTCTACCAAACCAGG TTTCAGGAGCTTCAGGATAAAAGGGGCAAGTACTGTGACGATCTGCAGAGCAACAAGTGTGAGATTTCAGAACTAACCCGGATGATACAGAAGTTGCAGTGTGAGCTGGAGAATGTGAAGAAGCAG GTCTCCTGCCTGCAAACCTCCATCTGTGATGTTGAGCAGCGTGGGGACTGTGCCCTGAAAGATGCACGGGAGAAGCATGTTGAGCTGCAGAATGCCCTCCAGAAGGCCAAGGACGAGCTGGCTTGCATGCTGCGGGATTACCAGGAGCTGCTGAACGTCAAGCTGGCCCTGGACATTGAGATTGCAACCTATAAGACTTTACTGGAGGGTGAAGAGAGCAG GATATGTGTGGGGAACCCGGTGAGCGTGT CTGTGGTCAGCAGCGGCTACAATATCCCCGAAGACTGCGGGATGCTGGCTGCGAACGCAGCCGCGTGTGGCTACGGCTCCCTGGGGAGGCGGTCCGGACGCCACAGCTCCCAGAACGGAGGGTTCAGCTCCCGGAGCGCTGGAATCCATCCCAAGAGAGTCATGAGCTCGGTGGCGAAGCAGTGTGTCCCAGAGGTGTACTGCCAAGCTGGGGGAGTCAGCTGCAAAAACGGGGGATTCAGCTCCCGGAGCGGCGGGTACCCGGCCCGCACCGTCATCAGCACGGGAAACCCGGGCTTGAATGCCAGGATGGGGGCTTGCCAAGCCGGTGGTGTGGTCAGCTTTGGAAACCAAGGCTGTGTCATCAGGCAGCTGGGGGGCTCCCCAGTCGTTGTTGCAAATGGCCCCGAAGTGGTGGGGTGCAACAACGGTGTGGTGGGGAATTTTGGGGTTGTCAGAGACCCCTGTGTTGTTCCATAG
- the LOC101801098 gene encoding keratin, type II cytoskeletal 6B: MSRQCYTSSSLLGRRGFSSASAVCGLGRANSSSASVCQPAGRRCGIGGFSSRSVCDLGRGQRISFGGSCRSGVYGGAGVGRCGVAYGGGRFGVGTVVGFGNCGGYGGLGSFRGLGDGVAMGGYGGGIGIGLGGGRSEGIRGVSIHPELLKPLCVGVDPEECQVRTHEKEQIKNLNNQFACFIDKVRLLEQQNKVLTTKWELLQQYVLPASRRNLEPVFENFICNLRKQLECVLGERERLENEERCLRDLVQEYKCKYEDEINKRTAAENEFVVLKKDVDCLYLTKEELEVRVGLLRQQLEFLKCIYAEERAQLDCQLCDTSVIVQMDNSRDLDMEGIIKSVECCYEEIAQKSKAEVEAFYQTRLEELHSSRGKFCDDLRNNQSEIAELNRMIQKLQCESDNVKKQIAALQTAICDAEQRGDCALKDARQKLIDLQTALQQAKDKMACLLRDYQELLNVKLALDIEIATYRTLLEGEESRICTGNPVSVAVVSGGGTVGECRSLSGIGGKCAVKTGGAGAGLGVVSSFGVSNAGFSTRSVDCLPRVGGGFGARSAVSCVGREVITGAEGVQCAPGVANLGNVVCAGVEQCSPGAVIIPGPGVCGAGSRYSTAVRVVRTTR; the protein is encoded by the exons ATGAGTCGGCAGTGCTACAcctccagctccctcctgggCAGACGGGGCTTCTCCTCCGCCTCTGCCGTCTGCGGCCTCGGCAGGGCCAACAGCAGCTCGGCCTCCGTCTGCCAGCCGGCGGGACGGCGCTGCGGGATCGGCGGCTTCAGCAGCCGGAGCGTCTGCGACCTGGGGAGAGGGCAAAGGATTTCCTTCGGCGGCAGCTGCCGCAGCGGGGTCTATGGCGGTGCCGGCGTGGGACGTTGCGGTGTGGCTTACGGCGGAGGCCGCTTTGGCGTGGGCACGGTCGTGGGGTTTGGTAACTGCGGAGGCTACGGGGGCCTGGGCAGCTTCAGAGGCCTTGGGGACGGCGTGGCGATGGGAGGCTACGGCGGCGGCATCGGCATCGGCCTCGGCGGAGGCCGCTCGGAGGGGATTCGGGGCGTCAGCATCCACCCGGAGCTCCTCAAGCCCCTCTGCGTGGGGGTCGACCCCGAGGAGTGCCAAGTGCGGACCCATGAGAAGGAGCAGATCAAGAACCTCAACAACCAGTTCGCCTGCTTCATCGACAAG gtccggctgctggagcagcagaacAAAGTGCTGACCACCaagtgggagctgctgcagcagtacGTCCTGCCGGCCTCCAGGAGAAACCTGGAGCCTGTTTTTGAGAATTTCATCTGCAACCTGAGGAAGCAGCTGGAGTGTGTGCTGGGGGAGCGGGAGAGGCTGGAAAATGAGGAGCGGTGCCTGAGGGACCTGGTGCAAGAGTACAAGTGCAA ATATGAAGATGAGATCAACAAGCGCACAGCTGCGGAGAACGAGTTTGTGGTGCTGAAGAAG GATGTGGACTGTCTCTACCTGAccaaggaggagctggaggtgagAGTGGGTCTCCTGCGGCAGCAGCTGGAGTTCCTGAAGTGCATCTATGCCGAG GAGAGAGCTCAGCTGGATTGTCAGCTCTGTGACACCTCGGTCATCGTGCAAATGGACAACAGCCGTGACCTGGACATGGAGGGCATCATCAAAAGCGTTGAGTGCTGCTATGAGGAGATTGCCCAGAAGAGCAAGGCTGAAGTGGAGGCTTTCTACCAAACCAGA CTGGAGGAGCTCCACAGCAGCCGTGGCAAGTTCTGTGATGACCTGAGAAACAACCAGAGCGAGATAGCCGAGCTGAACAGGATGATCCAGAAGCTGCAGTGCGAGTCGGATAACGTGAAGAAACAG ATCGCAGCGCTGCAGACAGCCATCTGCGACGCTGAGCAGAGGGGCGACTGCGCCCTCAAGGATGCCCGGCAGAAGCTGATCGACCTGcagactgctctgcagcaggccaAGGACAAGATGGCATGCTTGCTGAGGGACTACCAGGAGCTGCTGAACGTCAAGCTGGCCCTGGACATTGAGATTGCCACTTACAGGACGCTGCTGGAAGGAGAAGAGAGCAG GATATGCACTGGCAACCCGGTGAGCGTAG CCGTGGTCAGTGGCGGGGGCACGGTCGGGGAGTGCCGATCCCTATCTGGAATCGGAGGCAAATGCGCCGTCAAGACGGGAGGAGCCGGCGCGGGCTTGGGGGTGGTCTCCTCCTTCGGAGTCAGCAACGCCGGCTTTAGCACCCGCAGCGTGGACTGTCTCCCTCGGGTGGGGGGCGGCTTCGGGGCCAGGAGCGCGGTGAGCTGCGTGGGCCGGGAGGTGATCACCGGTGCCGAAGGGGTGCAGTGTGCCCCCGGCGTGGCCAACCTGGGGAACGTGGTGTGTGCCGGCGTGGAGCAGTGCAGCCCAGGAGCCGTCATCATCCCCGGCCCGGGGGTGTGCGGTGCCGGGAGCAGGTACAGCACAGCCGTGCGCGTGGTCAGAACAACCCGGTAG